A region of Streptomyces sp. NBC_01788 DNA encodes the following proteins:
- a CDS encoding response regulator transcription factor, producing MDTSRPSPPGLPALTRLDGTPVRVLVVDDDPDLAEVLCGALRYQGWEVRAAGDGASAVAAAREAQPDAVVLDVMLPDTDGFAVLRELHTVQPDVCVLFLTARDAVEDRIAGITAGGDDYVTKPFSLEEVVARLRGLLRRAGMARQPADGPRLTVGDLAMDEDAREVTRAGELIELSPTEFELLRFLMHNPRRVLSKAQILDRVWSYDFGGRAHVVELYISYLRKKVDAGRAPMIHTVRGAGYVLKPAAR from the coding sequence ATGGACACCTCCCGCCCGAGCCCTCCCGGCCTGCCCGCCCTCACCCGCCTCGACGGCACCCCCGTGCGCGTCCTCGTCGTCGACGACGACCCCGACCTCGCCGAAGTGCTGTGCGGAGCCCTGCGTTACCAGGGCTGGGAGGTGCGCGCCGCGGGCGACGGGGCCTCGGCCGTCGCCGCGGCCCGCGAGGCGCAGCCGGACGCCGTCGTGCTCGACGTGATGCTCCCGGACACCGACGGTTTCGCCGTGCTGCGCGAACTGCACACCGTGCAGCCGGACGTCTGTGTGCTCTTCCTCACGGCGCGGGACGCGGTGGAGGACCGTATCGCGGGGATCACCGCGGGCGGCGACGACTACGTGACCAAGCCGTTCAGCCTGGAGGAGGTGGTCGCCCGGCTGCGCGGACTGCTGCGCCGCGCCGGCATGGCCCGGCAGCCGGCCGACGGCCCGCGACTGACCGTGGGCGACCTGGCCATGGACGAGGACGCCCGCGAGGTCACCCGGGCCGGAGAGCTGATCGAACTGTCCCCGACCGAGTTCGAGCTGCTCCGCTTCCTCATGCACAACCCGCGCCGGGTGCTGAGCAAGGCGCAGATCCTCGACCGTGTGTGGTCCTACGACTTCGGCGGCCGGGCCCATGTGGTGGAGCTGTACATCTCCTATCTGCGCAAGAAGGTGGACGCCGGACGCGCACCCATGATCCACACGGTGCGCGGGGCCGGGTACGTCCTGAAGCCGGCGGCACGGTGA
- a CDS encoding ferredoxin reductase family protein, with product MTTVYERRAAPPVPVARRRSPAGAVLALLWAGAAAVLLLWWQDTDSVVGTAGLLTGAGRIAGLLCGYACAVLVGLMARVPLLERRIGSDRVARWHAMAGRYTVCLLVVHVVLILAGYAAQDGSSVLREAVTVVLDYPEMLKAGAGTVILFAVGVTSARAVRRRTSHEFWYYTHLLTYAAVFLAFGHQVALGSEFTGHALATAFWYALYLGVAALVVWFRILVPVRLNLRHGMRVEAVHKEAPGVYSVVVRGHRLDELGARPGQFFRWRFLAEGMGWTSTPYSLSAPPRPDLLRITVKALGDHSAAVPLLRPGTRVWAEGPYGAMTADRRTSHRSLLIAAGVGITPLRALFETLPGDVTLLYRARTAEDLALGGELEAIARWRGGRVLYALNGPRGERPRLTPESLRAAVSGLAGHDVYICGPHAFARDVYEVLRAAGVPDRRIHHESFEL from the coding sequence ATGACCACGGTGTACGAGCGGCGGGCGGCACCGCCGGTGCCGGTGGCGCGCCGGCGCTCCCCCGCGGGCGCGGTGCTGGCGCTGCTGTGGGCGGGAGCCGCCGCGGTGCTCCTCCTGTGGTGGCAGGACACGGACTCCGTCGTGGGGACGGCGGGCCTGCTGACCGGCGCCGGACGGATCGCAGGCCTGCTGTGCGGGTACGCGTGCGCGGTGCTGGTGGGCCTGATGGCGCGGGTGCCGCTGCTGGAGCGCCGGATCGGCTCGGACCGGGTGGCGCGCTGGCATGCGATGGCCGGCCGCTACACGGTGTGCCTGTTGGTCGTGCACGTGGTGCTGATCCTCGCGGGGTACGCCGCGCAGGACGGCTCCTCCGTCCTGCGCGAGGCGGTCACGGTGGTGCTGGACTACCCGGAGATGCTGAAGGCTGGCGCCGGGACCGTGATCCTGTTCGCGGTCGGTGTCACCTCGGCGCGCGCGGTGCGCCGCCGGACCAGCCACGAGTTCTGGTACTACACGCACCTGCTCACCTACGCCGCCGTGTTCCTGGCCTTCGGCCACCAGGTGGCGCTGGGCTCCGAGTTCACCGGCCACGCCCTGGCCACGGCCTTCTGGTACGCGCTGTACCTGGGCGTCGCGGCCCTGGTGGTGTGGTTCCGGATCCTGGTCCCGGTGCGCCTCAACCTGCGCCACGGGATGCGCGTCGAGGCGGTGCACAAGGAGGCGCCGGGCGTGTACTCCGTCGTCGTGCGCGGCCACCGGCTGGACGAACTGGGCGCGCGGCCGGGCCAGTTCTTCCGCTGGCGGTTCCTCGCCGAGGGCATGGGCTGGACCTCGACGCCGTACTCCCTGTCGGCTCCGCCCCGTCCGGACCTGCTGCGCATCACGGTGAAGGCCCTCGGCGACCACAGCGCGGCCGTGCCGCTGCTGCGGCCGGGCACCCGGGTGTGGGCGGAGGGTCCCTACGGGGCGATGACCGCCGACCGGCGCACCTCGCACCGGTCCCTGCTGATCGCCGCCGGGGTCGGCATCACTCCGCTGCGCGCCCTGTTCGAGACGCTGCCCGGCGACGTCACCCTGCTGTACCGGGCGCGCACGGCCGAGGACCTGGCCCTGGGCGGCGAGTTGGAGGCGATAGCGCGGTGGCGCGGCGGCCGGGTGCTGTACGCGCTCAACGGCCCGCGCGGCGAACGCCCCCGCCTCACCCCGGAGTCGCTGCGCGCCGCCGTCTCCGGCCTGGCCGGCCACGACGTCTACATCTGCGGCCCGCACGCCTTCGCCCGGGACGTGTACGAGGTGCTGCGCGCCGCCGGGGTGCCGGACCGCCGTATCCACCACGAGTCGTTCGAACTGTGA